A window of the Bacillota bacterium genome harbors these coding sequences:
- a CDS encoding beta-glucuronidase, which translates to MVRLFTRHYKRQTRLLDGLWQFKTDPNRIGISEEWFKNFPADSQPIVVPGCWNHELGLYHYEGAAWYFTEFETESSSINLVFHGFYGQIEVYVDGQQVGSHYGGFAGYECLVTGLTPGRHKLAVLTDNTHNNRNTIPLARVDWFHYGGLFRSVELMELNDVWIKDYKIGYTLAEDYQSAKLQIDVTLQAFGESSQQEVKVYVNDELLCGETVTVDHEAEVKLSHVLTDLKLWDPDSPNLYLVRLEIDGDDLVERIGFRDIKVENGKLLLNNNELKLKGINRHDDHPDWGFAMPFKLMKKDLDIIKNLGCNTIRGSHYPNAPVFLDLLDQEGILFWEEIPMWGFREHALADPLTHERGLSMHERMVKRDFHHPSIIMWGLHNEVDTRTQACYNLTKAFADKIRSLDPSRPLTYASFHPFDDICFELVDIISINKYFGWYEDETADWAKFLTDFKAKLAAAGLGDKPLVISEFGAGALYGENTFEGQKWSENFQADYLEYTIDLFLNDPDLAGMYIWQYCDIRSSKELEMGRPRSFNNKGIVNEYRMPKAAYWKIKELFS; encoded by the coding sequence TTGGTTAGATTATTTACCCGCCATTATAAAAGACAAACCAGGCTTTTAGATGGATTATGGCAGTTTAAAACTGACCCAAACCGCATTGGTATTTCCGAGGAGTGGTTCAAGAATTTCCCGGCAGACAGCCAACCAATCGTTGTCCCCGGCTGCTGGAACCACGAGCTGGGACTGTACCACTACGAAGGGGCTGCCTGGTACTTTACTGAGTTTGAAACCGAGAGCAGCAGCATCAACCTGGTCTTCCACGGCTTTTATGGGCAGATCGAAGTCTATGTTGACGGCCAGCAGGTGGGCAGCCACTACGGCGGATTTGCCGGTTATGAGTGCTTGGTTACCGGCTTAACCCCCGGAAGACACAAACTGGCAGTGCTCACCGACAACACCCACAATAACCGCAACACCATTCCCTTGGCGCGGGTGGACTGGTTTCACTACGGCGGATTATTTCGCAGTGTCGAGCTGATGGAATTAAACGATGTTTGGATTAAGGATTATAAAATCGGCTACACTTTGGCTGAAGATTACCAGAGTGCAAAGCTGCAGATTGATGTTACCCTGCAGGCATTTGGCGAGTCGTCCCAGCAGGAAGTAAAGGTTTATGTAAATGATGAGCTGCTCTGCGGCGAAACAGTCACGGTTGACCATGAAGCTGAGGTTAAACTCTCCCATGTTTTGACGGATCTTAAGCTGTGGGATCCGGACAGCCCCAATCTGTATTTAGTGCGGCTGGAAATTGACGGTGACGATCTTGTGGAGCGGATTGGCTTTAGGGACATTAAAGTAGAGAACGGGAAACTGCTTCTCAACAACAATGAGCTGAAACTAAAAGGCATTAACCGCCATGATGATCACCCGGACTGGGGCTTTGCCATGCCCTTTAAACTGATGAAAAAGGACCTGGATATCATTAAAAACTTGGGCTGCAACACCATCCGCGGTTCCCACTATCCCAACGCTCCAGTTTTTCTTGATCTTTTAGATCAGGAAGGTATTCTGTTCTGGGAAGAAATCCCCATGTGGGGCTTTCGGGAGCATGCCTTAGCGGATCCCCTCACTCATGAGCGGGGCCTGTCCATGCATGAGCGGATGGTTAAGCGGGATTTCCACCACCCCTCGATCATCATGTGGGGTCTCCATAACGAAGTAGATACCAGAACCCAGGCGTGCTATAACTTAACCAAAGCCTTTGCGGATAAGATCCGCAGCCTTGATCCAAGCCGTCCCTTAACCTACGCTTCCTTCCATCCCTTTGATGACATCTGCTTTGAGCTAGTGGATATCATCAGCATAAACAAATACTTCGGCTGGTATGAGGATGAAACTGCCGACTGGGCTAAGTTTCTGACGGATTTCAAAGCTAAGCTGGCAGCAGCAGGTTTAGGCGACAAGCCCCTTGTCATCAGTGAGTTTGGCGCCGGAGCCCTTTATGGAGAAAACACCTTTGAGGGGCAGAAATGGTCTGAGAACTTCCAGGCTGATTATCTGGAATACACCATTGACTTATTCTTAAACGATCCTGATCTTGCCGGGATGTATATCTGGCAGTACTGCGATATCCGCTCATCGAAAGAGCTGGAAATGGGCCGCCCCCGCAGTTTCAACAATAAGGGAATTGTCAATGAGTACCGGATGCCGAAGGCGGCGTACTGGAAAATTAAAGAGCTGTTCAGCTAA
- a CDS encoding TetR/AcrR family transcriptional regulator: protein MVEYCYNQIRPLWSRKEEAVITQAFNKLEPEKQRRILDAALTEFTKYGYVNASTNRIVKEAAIGKGMLFYYFKSKEELFRYCLEYSLDYIAEAYVAKLDLAEPDFIIRFTKAAQTKMQAYLANPLPFTLLASVVIKKETAELVPDLHQRFDKMMEHGLQDMFAGIDTGLFRPDVPPQHIINLIRWAVDGWSREILAELENEDLTEFRWEHVLANFDEFMATLRKVFYQEGNHGDSAGK from the coding sequence TTGGTCGAATATTGTTATAATCAGATTAGACCACTCTGGTCAAGAAAGGAGGAAGCTGTTATTACCCAAGCATTTAATAAACTTGAACCGGAGAAACAGCGGCGAATTTTAGACGCAGCTTTAACTGAATTTACCAAATACGGCTATGTCAATGCTTCTACCAACCGCATTGTTAAAGAAGCAGCAATCGGCAAAGGCATGCTGTTCTACTACTTCAAAAGCAAGGAAGAGCTGTTTCGCTACTGTTTAGAGTACAGTCTCGACTATATTGCCGAAGCCTATGTCGCCAAACTTGATCTTGCTGAGCCTGATTTTATCATCAGGTTTACCAAAGCCGCTCAAACAAAGATGCAGGCTTATCTCGCCAATCCGCTGCCCTTTACGCTGCTCGCCAGCGTTGTGATCAAAAAGGAGACGGCGGAGCTTGTGCCGGATCTGCACCAGCGCTTTGACAAGATGATGGAACATGGGCTGCAGGACATGTTTGCCGGCATTGACACTGGCCTGTTCAGGCCGGATGTTCCACCGCAGCACATCATCAATCTTATCCGCTGGGCAGTTGATGGCTGGAGCCGCGAGATTCTCGCAGAATTGGAAAACGAAGACTTGACGGAGTTTAGGTGGGAACATGTTTTAGCTAATTTCGATGAATTTATGGCGACTTTAAGAAAAGTATTTTATCAGGAGGGGAACCATGGCGATTCTGCAGGTAAGTAA
- a CDS encoding ABC transporter ATP-binding protein, whose protein sequence is MAILQVSNVTKKFGSFTALDGINLEVNQGEVYGFIGPNGAGKTTTIRILLGILKATSGSAQIFGRDAWKDAVGIHQRIAYVPGDVSLWPNLTGGEVIDLFVKLRGSNNQSRREELIKRFDLDPTKKCGTYSKGNRQKVALIAAFASDADLYILDEPTSGLDPLMEMVFQECVREVKAQGKSVFLSSHILSEVEKLCDRLSIIRQGRIIETGSLEELRHLTRTRVRVQTAEPIPNLKELAGVHDLEKFEGGASFQVDGDQIGEVIKYVSTYGIITLESAPPTLEELFMHHYQGEG, encoded by the coding sequence ATGGCGATTCTGCAGGTAAGTAATGTCACGAAGAAGTTTGGGAGTTTTACCGCCTTGGATGGGATCAATCTTGAGGTGAATCAGGGAGAAGTGTACGGATTTATTGGGCCGAACGGCGCGGGTAAAACCACGACTATAAGAATCTTACTGGGAATCCTGAAAGCTACTAGCGGATCAGCGCAAATCTTCGGCCGAGATGCCTGGAAAGATGCGGTGGGAATCCACCAAAGGATCGCTTATGTTCCGGGCGATGTGAGCCTGTGGCCGAATCTTACCGGCGGTGAGGTAATTGACTTATTTGTCAAACTACGAGGTTCAAATAATCAGAGCCGAAGAGAAGAGCTGATTAAGCGCTTTGATCTGGATCCTACGAAAAAATGCGGCACCTACTCCAAAGGAAATCGGCAAAAAGTTGCTCTTATCGCTGCTTTTGCCTCTGATGCAGATCTCTATATTCTCGACGAACCCACATCGGGGCTTGATCCCTTAATGGAAATGGTTTTCCAGGAGTGTGTCCGGGAAGTTAAAGCTCAGGGCAAGAGCGTGTTCCTTTCCAGCCATATCCTCTCGGAAGTGGAAAAGCTCTGTGACCGCTTAAGCATTATCCGGCAGGGCAGAATTATTGAGACCGGTTCCCTTGAGGAACTGCGCCACCTCACCCGCACTCGAGTAAGGGTCCAAACCGCGGAGCCGATTCCTAATCTCAAGGAGCTTGCCGGAGTTCATGATCTGGAGAAATTTGAGGGTGGAGCCTCGTTTCAGGTGGATGGGGATCAGATCGGTGAAGTTATCAAATATGTTAGTACCTATGGAATCATTACTCTCGAAAGCGCGCCTCCCACTTTAGAGGAGCTGTTTATGCACCACTATCAGGGAGAGGGGTGA